The proteins below come from a single Cannabis sativa cultivar Pink pepper isolate KNU-18-1 chromosome 3, ASM2916894v1, whole genome shotgun sequence genomic window:
- the LOC133036016 gene encoding uncharacterized mitochondrial protein AtMg00820-like — MPALEVQVAPALTVQAGLVTAENRMEPLLTPKFRAAVLATAKISESTSYAPACRQKVWTTKMDVEIDALEKNHTLIIVTLPDGQYAIDNKWIYKIKYNPDASVERCKARLVAKGYTQKPCIDYFDTYAPMAKFNTLKLLFALSAINN, encoded by the exons ATGCCTGCTCTAGAAGTGCAGGTAGCTCCTGCCCTTACTGTGCAGGCAGGACTAGTTACTGCAGAGAACCGAATGGAACcact GTTAACACCCAAGTTCAGAGCTGCTGTTTTAGCAACAGCAAAAATCTCAGAATCCACTTCTTATGCTCCAGCCTGCAGACAGAAAGTATGGACCACAAAAATGGATGTCGAAATAGATGCATTGGAAAAAAACCACACATTGATAATAGTTACTTTACCAGATGGACAGTATGCCATAGACAACAAATGGATATACAAAATCAAGTATAATCCAGATGCCTCAGTCGAAAGATGTAAAGCCAGATTGGTGGCCAAGGGCTACACACAAAAACCATGTATTGACTATTTTGATACCTATGCCCCCATGGCAAAATTTAATACACTCAAACTTCTTTTTGCCCTTTCTGCCATAAACAATTGA